In one Culex quinquefasciatus strain JHB chromosome 2, VPISU_Cqui_1.0_pri_paternal, whole genome shotgun sequence genomic region, the following are encoded:
- the LOC6033338 gene encoding A-kinase anchor protein 10, mitochondrial, whose product MLQFLKKSAARRRSTGHGSGEEENVNKSAAGEVIANGGTMAKAEPVSDEEALREAERYWMDQQNQERDQCAPVAKSRLSRNLLDILAEQSCICYFVQFLETKSALPLVKFWLEVEGFKAAAAESVRLDERIAKGVTVGTVAPHRGLNRSVSSDNYDSVSFLSVDCDSISTFSENAFEDVGTPTTEDLTTASSRSCTPIPQTPLPVLLEEDRKPANEDAMRQSLTDDEKLKLEEQPVAAATTNVQQNGGGFNSLVISDAVRIYRKFLVSSSPYYIEVPATILSAISLALCGGGTCSERIFDDAQQYLVEVMEKNYLNAFLESGFYCKYTFEVLSSDSLTLKDILCSEMALFYFMEYLEQKGKRHTLEFCVSASHFLRTTSSSTSGTGSSSQAQADAVVLYQKYFSLQATCSLTLSDKVRFLIEEQICSQDVGVIKRCFELPSRIVERFLERQYFQGFLKSPLYAKFLSELVGKIGSNPAEEASGNFGILAGRKQIFTNDRRAGANQRRGHRKTFSDVTSDSTIRHQHSPFISSQNTLLAMPDASFHRKRLNPPSSSSSQADLMLIDSRQLYNPDLLWRRNSVAGLTFGRVDSLGRYERDFDMAEPPQDDDRWSKNRLKKAMRKLVNLPEDKAQEELAWQVAEMIVKDITSVTMNGGGSDDAPDIPTSTAS is encoded by the exons ATGTTGCAGTTTCTGAAAAAGTCAG CGGCACGGCGACGGTCCACTGGCCATGGAAGCGGGGAGGAAGAAAACGTAAACAAGTCGGCGGCCGGTGAGGTCATCGCGAATGGTGGCACGATGGCGAAGGCGGAACCGGTCAGCGACGAGGAAGCGCTGCGGGAAGCCGAACGGTACTGGATGGACCAGCAGAACCAGGAACGGGATCAGTGCGCACCGGTTGCCAAGTCACGCCTCTCGCGCAACCTGCTGGACATTCTGGCCGAACAGAGCTGCATCTGCTACTTTGTACAGTTCCTGGAAACCAAAAGTGCCCTGCCGCTGGTCAAGTTTTGGCTTGAGGTGGAAGGTTTCAAGGCGGCCGCCGCCGAAAGTGTCCGGCTGGATGAGCGAATCGCCAAGGGTGTCACAGTGGGAACCGTCGCGCCGCATCGTGGCCTCAACCGGAGCGTCTCGTCCGACAACTACGACAGCGTTTCCTTTCTCAGCGTGGATTGCGATTCCATCTCAACCTTTTCGGAAAACGCCTTCGAAGACGTCGGAACGCCGACCACGGAGGACCTTACGACGGCTTCTTCTCGGAGTTGCACGCCGATCCCGCAAACCCCGCTTCCCGTACTGCTCGAAGAGGACCGCAAACCTGCAAACGAGGACGCCATGCGACAGTCGCTGACCGACGACGAAAAGCTCAAGCTGGAGGAACAACCGGTGGCCGCGGCCACGACGAACGTCCAGCAGAATGGCGGTGGTTTCAACTCGTTGGTCATTTCGGACGCGGTGCGGATCTACCGTAAGTTTCTGGTGAGCAGCTCGCCATACTACATTGAGGTGCCGGCGACGATTCTGTCGGCGATTTCGTTGGCACTGTGCGGGGGAGGGACCTGTAGCGAGCGGATCTTTGACGATGCCCAGCAGTATTTGGTGGAGGTGATggagaaaaattatttgaacGCGTTCCTGGAGAGTGGGTTCTACTGCAAGTACACGTTTGAG GTTCTCTCAAGCGACAGCCTCACCCTGAAGGACATCCTGTGCAGCGAGATGGCCCTGTTCTACTTTATGGAGTACCTCGAGCAAAAGGGCAAACGCCACACGCTGGAGTTTTGCGTTTCCGCCAGCCACTTTCTCCGCACGACGTCCTCCTCCACGAGCGGCACCGGAAGCAGCTCCCAAGCCCAGGCCGACGCCGTGGTTCTGTATCAAAAGTATTTTTCGCTTCAAGCGACCTGCTCGCTAACGCTCAGCGACAAGGTGCGGTTCTTGATCGAGGAGCAGATCTGCTCGCAGGACGTGGGCGTTATCAAGCGTTGTTTCGAGCTGCCCTCGAGGATCGTCGAGCGGTTCCTGGAGCGGCAGTACTTTCAGGGCTTCCTGAAGTCCCCGCTGTACGCCAAGTTCCTGTCGGAGCTGGTGGGGAAGATTGGCAGCAATCCGGCGGAGGAGGCGAGTGGAAACTTTGGAATCCTAGCAGGACGCAAGCAGATATTCACGAACGATCGACGGGCGGGAGCGAATCAACGACGTGGCCATCGAAAGACGTTCTCGGACGTGACGAGCGACAGCACGATTCGCCACCAACATTCGCCATTTATTTCGTCGCAGAACACGCTGCTGGCAATGCCGGATGCCAGTTTCCACCGGAAGCGCCTTAatccaccgtcgtcgtcgtcgtcgcaggcTGACCTCATGCTGATCGATTCCCGCCAGTTGTACAATCCAGACCTGCTGTGGCGACGGAACTCGGTCGCTGGGCTCACGTTCGGGCGCGTTGATTCCCTCGGGCGGTACGAGCGAGATTTCGACATGGCCGAACCGCCCCAGGATGATGACCGGTGGAGCAAGAATAGGCTCAAGAAGGCGATGCGGAAGTTGGTGAATCTACCGGAGGATAAGGCCCAGGAAGAGTTGGCCTGGCAGGTGGCGGAGATGATCGTGAAGGACATCACGAGTGTTACGATGAATGGCGGTGGGAGCGATGATGCGCCGGACATTCCGACTTCAACCGCGTCGTGA